The Nitrospirales bacterium genome includes a window with the following:
- a CDS encoding Na+:solute symporter, translated as MTTPDLLILLVFILYTLIVGFRARSIASQNLEEYFLAGRSLKGWQAGISMAATQFAADTPLLVTGLIATAGIFALWRLWIYAIAFLLLGFLLAPCWRRVGVLTDAELSEIRYGSQAAPLLRGIKAVYFGTIINCTVLAMVLLAATRLAEPFLLWHEWLPPFLYETLRHTVEWLGVSFSLSDTSPEYLWILSTNNLLSIGTLVLVTLLYSTTGGLRSVVATDLVQFFIAIAGSLLFGWYVLQEVGGLDGLSRQLTSMYTPIGPGGLTYEQLVAFTPSEAKHASFAILLAYGLQWLLQMNADGTGYLAQRSMACRSDRDAMQAAVIFTFSQIVVRSLIWIPIGLGLLLIFPPDPHTVSLNYAAEREFMFIQGIAELLPNGLRGLLLVGMLAALASTLDTHLNWGASYWTHDIYQRFICPLWLKKTPSQRSLVWIARGANLLILLLALFILPFLSSIQKAWQISLLLGSGIGVTLVLRWIWWRLNAWGELASLTTSLLLAPALLWSAESRLDESMRLLIMAGGATLMSITISLLTKPENPGLLRRFYRKASPPGFWGPVAIDCGLSPQESMTRLWNALLATFLAALSVFLILTGIGSFIAHSPSPAWFPWSEGWIPGVLLTGFGLIPLWWRLAFRMPSHAIEDKTIG; from the coding sequence TCGCTCAAAGGATGGCAGGCCGGAATCAGCATGGCCGCGACCCAGTTCGCCGCCGATACGCCCTTGCTCGTCACGGGCCTCATTGCCACAGCTGGCATCTTTGCTCTCTGGAGACTCTGGATCTATGCCATCGCCTTTCTTTTATTGGGATTCTTGCTGGCTCCCTGTTGGCGGCGTGTGGGCGTGTTAACAGACGCCGAACTCAGTGAAATTCGCTATGGCAGTCAAGCCGCACCACTCCTGCGAGGCATAAAAGCAGTATATTTTGGCACCATCATCAATTGTACTGTTCTCGCGATGGTGCTGCTGGCCGCGACAAGGCTTGCCGAGCCTTTCCTTCTGTGGCACGAATGGCTTCCTCCGTTTTTGTACGAAACATTGCGGCACACCGTCGAATGGCTCGGAGTCTCATTTTCGCTGAGCGACACATCCCCAGAGTATCTATGGATTCTCTCAACCAACAACCTCTTATCCATCGGTACCCTGGTCCTCGTAACACTCCTCTACTCGACCACCGGGGGGCTGCGCAGCGTCGTCGCGACTGATCTCGTGCAATTTTTCATCGCGATCGCCGGCAGCCTCCTGTTTGGGTGGTATGTCCTGCAAGAAGTGGGGGGGCTGGATGGGCTTTCTCGGCAACTGACATCCATGTACACCCCGATCGGACCGGGAGGCCTTACGTACGAACAACTTGTGGCCTTTACACCTTCCGAGGCGAAACACGCCTCATTCGCGATTCTTCTGGCGTACGGGCTTCAATGGTTGCTGCAGATGAATGCCGATGGCACAGGATACCTCGCTCAACGTTCCATGGCTTGCCGAAGCGATCGCGATGCCATGCAGGCCGCGGTGATTTTTACATTTTCACAAATCGTCGTTCGAAGCCTGATTTGGATTCCGATCGGGTTAGGACTGTTACTCATCTTCCCGCCTGATCCACACACTGTTAGCTTGAATTATGCCGCTGAACGCGAATTCATGTTCATACAAGGCATTGCTGAATTATTGCCAAACGGACTTCGGGGGTTGCTCCTCGTGGGCATGCTCGCCGCACTCGCCTCAACGCTCGATACTCACCTGAACTGGGGTGCATCGTATTGGACCCATGATATCTACCAGCGATTTATTTGCCCCCTTTGGCTCAAGAAGACGCCGTCACAACGCTCGCTCGTGTGGATCGCGCGTGGAGCCAACCTCCTCATCCTGCTCCTCGCTCTCTTCATCCTTCCATTCCTCTCTTCCATACAGAAAGCATGGCAAATCAGCCTTTTGTTGGGTTCCGGTATCGGCGTCACGCTAGTGCTTCGTTGGATATGGTGGCGTCTGAATGCGTGGGGGGAACTGGCCAGCCTCACGACCTCTCTTCTCCTAGCGCCGGCTCTCCTCTGGAGCGCGGAAAGCCGCCTGGACGAATCAATGCGACTTCTCATCATGGCCGGTGGAGCCACGCTGATGAGCATCACGATCTCGCTCCTCACGAAACCGGAAAACCCTGGGCTGTTAAGAAGATTCTACCGGAAAGCCAGTCCGCCTGGATTTTGGGGACCGGTGGCTATCGACTGCGGTTTATCGCCACAAGAAAGCATGACAAGGCTCTGGAATGCTCTTCTTGCCACTTTCCTCGCGGCCTTGTCCGTTTTTTTGATCCTGACCGGAATAGGGTCATTCATCGCCCACAGCCCGAGCCCTGCGTGGTTTCCCTGGAGTGAAGGCTGGATTCCCGGTGTCTTACTGACCGGCTTCGGGCTCATCCCTCTCTGGTGGCGTCTGGCCTTCAGGATGCCGTCTCACGCAATAGAGGATAAGACAATCGGTTGA
- a CDS encoding ankyrin repeat domain-containing protein produces MKLTPIFSILALGLLMAVIAVAKPGVLKSSDEQRLFEAVEQNDLPTVQALVKENINVNAQDVRGRTPLLVAVEKHNVESAKVLLKAGADVNIQDQQQDSPFLLAGDEGTVDIMECMLNAKPDFTRYNRFGGTPLIRAAERGHVDMVKLLVNTPVDIDHENYLGWTALLEAIVLGDGGPRHQKIVQALVDAGANVNIVDIGGLTPLRHAKQNGFDEIVKILETAGATEHQSS; encoded by the coding sequence ATGAAACTGACTCCCATCTTTAGCATCTTGGCACTTGGTCTGCTCATGGCCGTGATCGCTGTGGCGAAACCTGGCGTGCTGAAGAGTAGCGACGAGCAACGCCTGTTTGAGGCCGTGGAACAGAATGATTTGCCTACGGTCCAGGCCTTAGTGAAGGAAAATATCAATGTCAACGCACAGGATGTTCGAGGGCGCACGCCCTTACTCGTGGCGGTGGAGAAACATAATGTAGAAAGCGCCAAAGTTTTGCTCAAAGCCGGCGCTGATGTGAACATACAAGATCAACAACAGGATAGTCCGTTCTTGTTGGCCGGTGACGAAGGGACAGTCGACATCATGGAATGTATGTTGAACGCCAAACCGGACTTTACCCGGTATAATCGTTTTGGCGGGACGCCATTGATCCGTGCCGCGGAGCGTGGCCATGTGGACATGGTGAAATTGTTAGTCAATACGCCCGTCGATATCGACCATGAGAATTACCTGGGTTGGACAGCTTTACTGGAAGCCATTGTCCTCGGAGACGGAGGGCCTCGTCATCAGAAAATCGTCCAGGCATTGGTGGACGCTGGAGCGAATGTCAATATTGTCGATATTGGTGGTCTGACGCCTCTGCGGCATGCCAAACAGAATGGGTTCGATGAGATCGTGAAAATCTTAGAGACTGCCGGAGCCACTGAGCATCAAAGCAGCTAA
- a CDS encoding DUF2934 domain-containing protein — MRKKQQIVTDEETEQTPVVSQPRKFRLIKKHKEPIRSKADVLLLQRHTAAPASTVESINYPESSLSAGLHDQIEIRAYELYQLRGGHHGQDWEDWFEAQRQIISKDHE, encoded by the coding sequence ATGCGGAAAAAACAGCAAATTGTCACAGATGAGGAGACCGAGCAAACCCCCGTTGTTTCACAACCACGAAAATTTAGGCTGATCAAAAAGCATAAAGAGCCCATTCGCTCGAAAGCTGATGTCTTGCTTTTGCAACGACACACCGCTGCACCGGCGAGTACGGTTGAATCTATCAATTATCCAGAATCTTCACTGTCAGCAGGTCTTCACGATCAAATCGAAATCCGAGCTTATGAACTCTATCAGTTACGAGGCGGGCATCATGGACAGGATTGGGAAGATTGGTTTGAGGCGCAACGTCAAATTATATCAAAGGATCATGAATAG
- a CDS encoding NTP transferase domain-containing protein has product MTYLPAVRSSWSIILAGGEGERLRPSIKRWIGYPLPKQYCTFVGTRSMLQHTWDRADRLTPSKQKVTVVARDHWQQSWPQLKQHANGRLLLQPQNRDTGAGIFLALTYVRFWNPQATVAIFPSDHFVYPESRFLEMVRRALRATEILQDRIILLGSQPMHLELDYGWIEMKEELGWSSGSSVRQVKTFLEKPDATRGITAMSNGALWNTLVMAVKAETLWKLGWRCFPDLMERFEELGTVIGTPSEGPFLDAIYRAMPSHNFSTGLLQQVPESVGVMELQDVLWSDWERPERISSTLELLGKKPTFPVQDFSEPHYAQHYAHV; this is encoded by the coding sequence TCAATCATTCTGGCCGGCGGAGAAGGAGAGCGACTACGTCCTTCTATTAAGCGGTGGATTGGTTACCCCTTGCCCAAACAATATTGTACGTTCGTCGGAACTCGTTCCATGCTGCAACACACATGGGATCGTGCGGATCGACTCACCCCCTCAAAACAGAAAGTCACGGTGGTTGCGCGAGACCATTGGCAGCAGTCCTGGCCACAGTTGAAACAGCATGCGAATGGCCGATTGCTTCTCCAGCCTCAGAACCGCGACACCGGAGCAGGGATTTTTCTCGCTCTGACCTACGTTCGGTTTTGGAATCCTCAGGCAACGGTAGCGATCTTTCCATCCGATCATTTCGTGTATCCAGAGAGTCGGTTCCTTGAAATGGTGCGACGCGCTTTACGCGCGACGGAAATTTTGCAGGATCGAATCATCCTCTTAGGCAGTCAGCCGATGCACCTTGAATTAGATTATGGGTGGATCGAGATGAAAGAGGAACTAGGGTGGAGTAGTGGATCAAGCGTGCGACAGGTCAAAACATTTCTCGAAAAGCCTGATGCGACCCGGGGGATAACGGCCATGTCGAATGGGGCGCTGTGGAACACCTTAGTCATGGCTGTCAAAGCGGAGACGTTATGGAAGCTTGGGTGGCGATGCTTTCCTGACCTCATGGAACGGTTTGAGGAATTGGGCACGGTGATTGGCACGCCGTCTGAAGGCCCTTTTCTTGACGCGATTTATCGAGCCATGCCGAGCCATAATTTCTCTACCGGTCTCTTGCAGCAGGTCCCCGAATCCGTCGGCGTCATGGAACTTCAAGACGTGTTGTGGAGTGATTGGGAGCGGCCTGAGCGTATCTCCAGTACATTGGAGCTTTTAGGCAAAAAGCCCACGTTTCCTGTTCAGGACTTCAGTGAACCACACTATGCTCAGCATTATGCACATGTATGA